The following proteins come from a genomic window of Halomarina ordinaria:
- the gltB gene encoding glutamate synthase large subunit, giving the protein MAEQPRSFAGGAGLARPDDDRGSCGVGVVMDLDGGCSHRVVSDGLDLLRNLEHRGTTGAEANTGDGAGIMLQTPHEFFADVLDFDLPEVYAVGALFLPTEDGARERLEALFEEVLDEHDLDVLGWRDVPTDNADLGRTALDSEPAVRQAFVAPSDGASAEAVDRRLYVARRAVENAVEARDLPGRERFYVCSLDRTRLVYKGLLTAEQLRDYYPDLHDERVASTFALVHARFSTNTLGAWHLAHPYRTIIHNGEFNTIQGNINWMRARENDLAHPDFDEDDLDTLRPIINDPEQSDTASVDNAVELLLQGGRDLPHVLRMLIPEAWRDAETGVPESRREWYDFHSSLVEPWDGPALVAATDGERVGAVLDRNGLRPCRYDILEDNTLVMASEVGALDHDPGDIRERGRLQPGQLFLADPNEGRVIPDEEVFESLTDERYGEWVAERQVRLADDDAPDVGDPVEGLRARQALYGYTHDELDHLVEPMARDGKDPVGSMGDDTPLTVLSDYDRPLDSYFKQLFAQVTNPPLDYIREELVTSQECRLGNQRNLLAESPEHAEQLVLDSPFLTDAQTAALKDLDGRVASQVLDITFEASETLAEAVERVRDEAARAADECDVLVLSDRAASAERLPIPSLLAVGAIHHHLVRTGLRNRVGLVVESGDPRTVHQMATLVGYGAGAVNPYLAHQTIADVVAGPDGADRSEALAAYHKALSDGLLKIMAKMGISTVESYRGAQIFEAVGLDSAFVAEYFEGTTARTGGVDVTDLDAGLRERHELAFGDDPALERQGEFENRKTGIHHEWNPQTVGILQQAVRQGDYERYTEFAELSNDQSERLQSLRGLLELDSDRESVPIEEVEPVHEIVKRFSTAAMSLGSLSPEAHENNAIAMNRLGAKSNTGEGGEPPERFGTEKECNVKQVASGRFGVTSNYLTHADELQIKMAQGSKPGEGGQLPGMKVNEMIAHVRCSTPGVGLISPPPLHDIYSIEDLKQLIHDLKTANPDADVNVKLVSEAGIGTIAAGVAKAKADAVHISGHSGGTGASPKTSIKNAGLPWELGLAEANQMLRHTGLRSRIRVTVDGGLKTGRDVAVAALLGGEEYVFGTSSLVTSGCVMARQCHNNTCPVGVATQDENLRERFPGQPDHVINYMTFIAQELRELMADLGFRTVEEMVGRVDCLRQREDVTHPKARKLDLTSMLVSPDSDDRTKTIEQVHDVDEALDHRLIAKAAPALDREEPVHLSSDIDNTDRAVGAMLSHHVSKRFGEAGLADDTIALDLEGVAGQSLGAFLARGVSLRLTGVANDYVGKGLSGGKLVVETPIDAAYEADENVLVGNVALYGATDGETYVNGVAGERFAVRNSGVKAVVEGCGDHGCEYMTGGAVAVLGETGRNFAAGMSGGIAYVFDEDGDFESKVNKGMVTLSRDLEERDRRLLRRLVENHREYTGSERAADLLEEWEEALSTVVKVLPDAYAAVIEEQEQFDVRGDLPASATPIAGGADGERVGAD; this is encoded by the coding sequence ATGGCTGAACAACCACGGAGCTTCGCGGGCGGCGCCGGACTCGCGAGGCCCGACGACGACCGCGGTAGCTGCGGCGTCGGGGTCGTCATGGACCTCGACGGTGGGTGCTCCCACCGGGTCGTATCGGACGGACTGGACCTCCTGCGGAACCTCGAACACCGCGGCACGACCGGCGCCGAGGCGAACACCGGCGACGGCGCGGGTATCATGCTCCAGACGCCCCACGAGTTCTTCGCGGACGTCCTCGACTTCGACCTCCCCGAGGTGTACGCCGTCGGCGCCCTCTTCTTGCCGACCGAGGACGGCGCGCGGGAGCGACTGGAAGCGCTCTTCGAGGAGGTACTCGACGAGCACGACCTCGACGTGCTGGGCTGGCGGGACGTCCCGACGGACAACGCGGACCTCGGCCGGACGGCCCTCGACTCCGAACCGGCCGTCCGACAGGCGTTCGTCGCGCCGTCAGACGGCGCGAGCGCGGAGGCCGTCGACCGCCGGCTCTACGTCGCCCGGCGCGCCGTGGAGAACGCCGTCGAGGCGCGGGACCTGCCGGGACGCGAGCGTTTCTACGTCTGCTCGCTCGACCGCACCCGCCTCGTCTACAAGGGACTGCTCACCGCCGAACAGCTCCGCGACTACTACCCCGACCTGCACGACGAGCGCGTCGCCTCGACGTTCGCGCTCGTCCACGCACGGTTCTCGACGAACACCCTCGGCGCGTGGCACCTCGCACACCCCTACCGGACCATCATCCACAACGGCGAGTTCAACACCATCCAGGGGAACATCAACTGGATGCGGGCGCGCGAGAACGACCTCGCCCACCCGGACTTCGACGAGGACGACCTCGACACCCTTCGGCCCATCATCAACGACCCTGAGCAGTCCGACACCGCCAGCGTCGACAACGCCGTCGAACTGCTGTTGCAGGGCGGCCGCGACCTCCCCCACGTCCTGCGGATGCTCATCCCCGAGGCGTGGCGCGACGCCGAGACGGGCGTCCCCGAGTCGCGCCGCGAGTGGTACGACTTCCACTCCTCGCTGGTCGAACCGTGGGACGGCCCCGCCCTCGTCGCCGCCACCGACGGCGAGCGCGTCGGCGCGGTGCTCGACCGCAACGGCCTGCGCCCCTGTCGCTACGACATCCTCGAGGACAACACGCTCGTGATGGCGAGCGAGGTGGGCGCGCTCGACCACGACCCGGGCGACATCCGCGAGCGCGGTCGCCTCCAGCCCGGCCAGCTGTTCCTCGCCGACCCGAACGAGGGACGGGTCATCCCCGACGAGGAAGTCTTCGAGTCGCTCACCGACGAGCGCTACGGCGAGTGGGTCGCCGAGAGGCAGGTCCGCCTCGCGGACGACGACGCCCCCGACGTGGGCGACCCCGTCGAGGGACTGCGCGCCCGTCAGGCGCTCTACGGCTACACCCACGACGAACTCGACCACCTCGTCGAACCGATGGCCCGCGACGGGAAGGACCCCGTCGGGTCGATGGGCGACGACACGCCGCTGACCGTCCTCTCGGACTACGACCGGCCGCTCGACTCGTACTTCAAGCAGCTGTTCGCGCAGGTGACGAACCCGCCGCTCGACTACATCCGCGAGGAGCTCGTCACCTCCCAGGAGTGCCGCCTGGGCAACCAGCGCAACCTGCTCGCCGAGTCGCCCGAACACGCCGAACAGCTGGTACTCGACTCGCCGTTCCTCACCGACGCCCAGACGGCGGCGCTGAAGGACCTCGACGGACGGGTCGCCTCGCAGGTCCTCGACATCACGTTCGAGGCGAGCGAGACGCTCGCCGAGGCCGTCGAGCGCGTCCGCGACGAGGCCGCGCGCGCGGCCGACGAGTGCGACGTGCTCGTCCTCTCGGACCGCGCCGCGAGCGCCGAGCGCCTCCCGATTCCGAGCCTGCTCGCCGTCGGTGCCATCCACCACCACCTCGTCCGGACGGGGCTGCGCAACCGCGTCGGCCTCGTCGTCGAGTCCGGCGACCCGCGGACGGTCCACCAGATGGCGACGCTCGTCGGCTACGGCGCGGGCGCGGTCAACCCCTACCTCGCCCACCAGACCATCGCCGACGTCGTCGCCGGCCCGGACGGGGCCGACCGCTCCGAGGCACTCGCCGCCTACCACAAGGCGCTCTCTGACGGGCTGTTGAAGATCATGGCGAAGATGGGCATCTCGACGGTCGAGAGCTACCGCGGCGCCCAGATCTTCGAGGCGGTCGGCCTCGACTCCGCGTTCGTCGCGGAGTACTTCGAGGGGACCACCGCCCGCACCGGCGGCGTCGACGTGACCGACCTCGACGCCGGCCTGCGCGAGCGCCACGAACTCGCCTTCGGCGACGACCCGGCCCTCGAACGCCAGGGCGAGTTCGAGAACCGGAAGACGGGCATCCACCACGAGTGGAACCCGCAGACCGTCGGCATCCTCCAGCAGGCCGTCCGCCAGGGCGACTACGAGCGCTACACGGAGTTCGCCGAGCTCAGCAACGACCAGAGCGAGCGCCTCCAGTCGCTGCGGGGGCTGCTCGAACTCGACTCCGACCGCGAGTCGGTGCCCATCGAGGAGGTCGAACCCGTCCACGAAATCGTGAAGCGGTTCTCGACGGCCGCGATGAGCCTCGGGAGCCTCTCGCCGGAGGCCCACGAGAACAACGCCATCGCGATGAACCGCCTCGGCGCGAAGTCCAACACCGGCGAGGGGGGCGAACCGCCGGAGCGCTTCGGCACCGAGAAGGAGTGTAACGTCAAGCAGGTCGCCTCCGGGCGCTTCGGGGTCACCTCGAACTACCTCACGCACGCGGACGAACTGCAGATCAAGATGGCCCAGGGGAGCAAGCCCGGCGAGGGCGGACAGCTCCCGGGGATGAAGGTCAACGAGATGATCGCCCACGTCAGGTGTTCGACGCCCGGCGTCGGCCTCATCTCGCCGCCCCCGCTGCACGACATCTACTCCATCGAGGACCTGAAACAGCTCATCCACGACCTGAAGACGGCGAACCCGGACGCCGACGTCAACGTGAAGCTCGTCTCGGAGGCCGGCATCGGCACCATCGCGGCGGGCGTCGCGAAGGCGAAGGCCGACGCCGTCCACATCTCGGGGCACTCCGGGGGCACCGGTGCCTCGCCGAAGACGTCCATCAAGAACGCGGGCCTGCCGTGGGAACTCGGTCTCGCGGAGGCGAACCAGATGCTCCGGCACACGGGGCTTCGCTCGCGCATCCGCGTCACCGTCGACGGCGGGCTGAAGACCGGCCGCGACGTCGCCGTCGCCGCCCTGCTCGGCGGCGAGGAGTACGTCTTCGGGACGAGTTCGCTCGTCACCTCCGGCTGCGTGATGGCCCGGCAGTGTCACAACAACACCTGTCCGGTCGGCGTCGCCACGCAGGACGAGAACCTGCGCGAGCGCTTCCCCGGTCAGCCCGACCACGTCATCAACTACATGACGTTCATCGCCCAGGAGCTCCGCGAGCTGATGGCGGACCTCGGCTTCCGGACCGTCGAGGAGATGGTCGGTCGGGTCGACTGCCTGCGCCAGCGCGAGGACGTCACGCACCCGAAGGCGCGCAAACTCGACCTCACGTCGATGCTCGTCTCGCCCGACAGCGACGACCGGACGAAGACCATCGAGCAGGTCCACGACGTGGACGAGGCGCTCGACCACCGCCTCATCGCCAAGGCCGCCCCCGCGCTCGACCGCGAGGAGCCGGTCCACCTCAGTAGCGACATCGACAACACCGACCGCGCCGTCGGGGCGATGCTCTCGCACCACGTCTCGAAGCGCTTCGGCGAGGCCGGTCTGGCCGACGACACCATCGCCCTCGACCTGGAGGGCGTCGCGGGCCAGAGCCTCGGCGCGTTCCTCGCACGCGGTGTGAGCCTCCGCCTCACCGGCGTCGCCAACGACTACGTCGGCAAGGGGCTCTCGGGCGGGAAACTCGTCGTCGAGACGCCCATCGACGCCGCCTACGAGGCGGACGAGAACGTCCTCGTCGGCAACGTCGCGCTCTACGGCGCGACCGACGGCGAGACGTACGTCAACGGGGTGGCGGGCGAGCGCTTCGCGGTCCGCAACTCCGGCGTGAAGGCCGTCGTCGAGGGCTGTGGCGACCACGGCTGCGAGTACATGACCGGCGGGGCCGTCGCCGTCCTCGGCGAGACGGGCCGGAACTTCGCGGCGGGGATGAGCGGCGGTATCGCCTACGTCTTCGACGAGGACGGCGACTTCGAGTCGAAGGTCAACAAAGGGATGGTGACGCTCTCGCGCGACCTCGAGGAGCGCGACCGGCGGCTGCTCCGGCGACTCGTCGAGAACCACCGCGAGTACACCGGCAGCGAGCGCGCCGCCGACCTGCTCGAGGAGTGGGAGGAGGCGCTCTCGACGGTCGTGAAGGTGCTGCCCGACGCCTACGCGGCCGTCATCGAGGAACAGGAGCAGTTCGACGTGCGCGGGGACCTGCCGGCGAGCGCGACCCCCATCGCCGGCGGTGCCGACGGCGAGCGCGTCGGCGCGGACTGA
- a CDS encoding MBL fold metallo-hydrolase produces MAPHGSLQLVRHATLLLTVGETTFLVDPMLSEAGANPPVQNTPNDRRNPLVDLPDGTSLDGADALLVTHRHQDHLDDPAVERFAGALPVVCQPADAEELGTEFDEVRTVDDAHVVGDAEVVRTPARHGHGELAERMGPVSGFLLRDEERSVYVAGDTVWYEGVAETLAEYDPDVVVVNAGAARFVEGDPITMTAEDVVAVCEHTDAPVVAVHMEAINHCLLTREDLRAAAEEAGVGDQVHVPADGERVAFE; encoded by the coding sequence ATGGCACCACACGGTTCGTTGCAGTTGGTCCGTCACGCGACGCTCCTCCTCACCGTCGGGGAGACGACGTTCCTCGTCGACCCGATGCTGAGCGAGGCGGGGGCGAACCCGCCCGTCCAGAACACGCCGAACGACCGGCGCAACCCCCTCGTCGACCTGCCCGATGGAACGTCCCTCGACGGGGCCGACGCCCTCCTCGTGACGCACCGCCACCAGGACCACCTCGACGACCCCGCAGTCGAACGGTTCGCCGGGGCACTGCCGGTGGTCTGTCAACCGGCCGATGCCGAGGAACTCGGGACCGAGTTCGACGAGGTGCGCACCGTCGACGACGCCCACGTGGTCGGGGACGCCGAGGTGGTGCGGACGCCGGCGCGACACGGTCACGGCGAACTGGCCGAGCGCATGGGTCCCGTCTCGGGGTTCCTCCTCCGGGACGAGGAGCGGAGCGTCTACGTCGCCGGCGACACCGTCTGGTACGAGGGGGTGGCGGAGACGCTCGCCGAGTACGACCCGGACGTCGTGGTCGTGAACGCGGGCGCCGCCCGGTTCGTCGAGGGCGACCCCATCACGATGACCGCCGAGGACGTCGTCGCGGTCTGCGAGCACACCGACGCGCCCGTCGTCGCCGTCCACATGGAGGCCATCAACCACTGCCTGCTCACCCGCGAGGACCTCCGGGCGGCCGCCGAGGAGGCCGGCGTCGGGGACCAGGTCCACGTCCCCGCGGACGGCGAGCGCGTCGCGTTCGAGTAG
- a CDS encoding NAD-dependent epimerase/dehydratase family protein: protein MDSVLIVGGTRFIGRHAVEEFLDHGYEVTLFTRGNRENPFADREGVEHVEGDRTNDSALELARERVDPDVVVDCVAYYPKDVRAATEIFADCDAYVYVSSGAAYGASVVPKREGETPLHDCSAEQATDDSWDSYGPRKAEGDRAVFAAAERGVRAMSVRPPVVYGPHDYTERFDYWVDRVLTHDRLVVPYTDLRHLVYVGDVASALRVVAEDGEAGAAYNVGDHTLPVLGEWVELLAAEVGTEVDVVRAGERELSAGDLEPADFPLYLDYPHVLDTHELESLGWTATPLSETVAATVEGHEDGAGREQGPDREAEERVLGVLETF, encoded by the coding sequence ATGGACAGCGTACTCATCGTCGGCGGGACGCGCTTCATCGGTCGCCACGCGGTCGAGGAGTTCCTCGACCACGGCTACGAGGTGACGCTCTTCACCCGCGGGAACCGCGAGAACCCGTTCGCGGACCGCGAGGGCGTCGAGCACGTCGAGGGCGACCGGACGAACGACTCGGCGCTGGAACTGGCGCGAGAGCGCGTCGACCCGGACGTCGTCGTCGACTGCGTCGCCTACTACCCGAAGGACGTCCGCGCCGCGACGGAGATATTCGCCGACTGCGACGCCTACGTCTACGTCTCCTCGGGCGCCGCCTACGGCGCGTCGGTCGTCCCCAAGCGCGAGGGGGAGACGCCGCTGCACGACTGCAGCGCGGAGCAGGCGACCGACGACTCCTGGGACAGCTACGGCCCCCGGAAGGCGGAGGGCGACCGGGCGGTGTTCGCCGCCGCCGAGCGGGGCGTCCGCGCGATGAGCGTCCGACCGCCCGTGGTGTACGGGCCCCACGACTACACCGAGCGCTTCGACTACTGGGTCGACCGCGTCCTGACGCACGACCGCCTCGTCGTCCCCTACACCGACCTCCGCCACCTCGTCTACGTCGGCGACGTGGCGAGCGCGCTGCGCGTCGTCGCCGAGGACGGCGAGGCGGGCGCGGCGTACAACGTGGGCGACCACACGCTCCCCGTCCTCGGGGAGTGGGTCGAGTTGCTCGCGGCGGAGGTCGGCACCGAGGTCGACGTCGTCCGGGCGGGCGAGCGCGAACTGTCGGCCGGCGACCTCGAACCCGCCGACTTCCCGCTGTACCTCGACTACCCGCACGTCCTCGACACGCACGAACTGGAGTCGCTGGGCTGGACGGCGACGCCGCTCTCGGAGACGGTGGCGGCGACCGTCGAGGGCCACGAGGACGGTGCGGGCCGCGAGCAGGGGCCGGACCGCGAGGCGGAGGAACGCGTCCTCGGCGTCCTCGAGACGTTCTGA
- a CDS encoding NAD(P)-dependent glycerol-1-phosphate dehydrogenase, whose protein sequence is MFEKHAWIRLPRNVVVGHGVLDEAAAAVSEVHLGGTPLVVTSPTPREIAGDRVAAQFDGSAIVTVETASFAAVEEVIETARAEEVDFLVGVGGGKAIDIAKMASDTLAMGFVSVPTAASHDGIVSGRGSVPEGDTRHSVAAEPPLAVVADTELIADAPWRLTTAGCADIISNYTAVRDWELAHRLKNVEYSEYAGALSRMTAEMLVDNAESIKPGLEESAWIVVKALVSSGVAMSIAGSSRPASGAEHLISHQLDRIAPGAALHGHQVGVASIVTEYLHSGSAGRWRNVRNALADLGAPTTAADLHIEDEDFVEAMTTAHEIRDRYTILGDGVSRDAALEAATVTDVV, encoded by the coding sequence ATGTTCGAGAAGCACGCGTGGATTCGCCTGCCACGCAACGTCGTCGTCGGCCACGGCGTCCTCGACGAGGCCGCGGCGGCCGTCTCGGAGGTCCACCTCGGCGGGACGCCGCTCGTCGTCACGAGTCCGACGCCGCGGGAGATCGCCGGCGACCGGGTCGCGGCCCAGTTCGACGGGAGCGCCATCGTCACCGTCGAGACGGCGAGTTTCGCCGCCGTCGAGGAGGTCATCGAGACGGCGCGCGCCGAGGAGGTCGACTTCCTCGTGGGCGTCGGCGGCGGGAAGGCCATCGACATCGCGAAGATGGCCTCCGACACGCTCGCGATGGGCTTCGTCAGCGTCCCGACGGCCGCGAGCCACGACGGCATCGTCTCCGGGCGCGGGTCGGTCCCCGAGGGCGACACCCGCCACAGCGTGGCGGCGGAACCGCCGCTGGCCGTCGTCGCGGACACGGAACTCATCGCCGACGCGCCGTGGCGACTCACCACGGCGGGGTGTGCGGACATCATCTCCAACTACACCGCCGTCCGGGACTGGGAACTCGCCCACCGCCTGAAGAACGTCGAGTACTCCGAGTACGCGGGCGCGCTCTCGCGGATGACCGCGGAGATGCTCGTCGACAACGCGGAGTCCATCAAACCCGGACTCGAGGAGTCGGCCTGGATCGTGGTGAAAGCGCTCGTCTCCTCGGGCGTCGCCATGTCCATCGCGGGGTCCTCGCGGCCCGCCAGCGGCGCCGAACACCTCATCTCCCACCAGTTGGACCGCATCGCGCCGGGGGCGGCGCTCCACGGTCACCAGGTGGGCGTGGCGAGCATCGTCACCGAGTACCTCCACTCGGGGAGCGCGGGTCGCTGGCGGAACGTCCGGAACGCGCTCGCGGACCTCGGCGCGCCGACGACCGCCGCGGACCTCCACATCGAGGACGAGGACTTCGTCGAGGCGATGACGACCGCCCACGAGATACGCGACCGATACACCATCCTCGGCGACGGGGTGAGCCGCGACGCCGCGCTCGAGGCGGCGACGGTGACCGACGTCGTCTAG
- a CDS encoding NUDIX domain-containing protein — protein sequence MAASESQESVSAHLSALDDVYDGFAVSQTTVPVRPAVYDRLASLGTQSVVDAAVRVRNAEDQVLAVKEGGEGWTDPYGAVERDETIESGARRCLRERTGIDASLDELLSVTILCLTDADDPDREPLYRLAALFSGTHVTGDPAAECECAWRARPPRSSAAL from the coding sequence ATGGCCGCAAGCGAATCACAGGAGAGCGTCTCCGCCCACCTGAGTGCGCTCGACGACGTCTACGACGGCTTCGCGGTCAGCCAGACCACGGTCCCCGTCCGACCCGCGGTGTACGACCGGTTGGCGTCGCTCGGTACGCAGAGCGTCGTCGACGCCGCGGTCCGCGTCCGGAACGCCGAGGACCAGGTCCTCGCGGTCAAGGAGGGCGGCGAGGGATGGACCGACCCCTACGGCGCCGTCGAACGCGACGAGACCATCGAGTCGGGTGCGCGACGCTGCCTGCGCGAGCGAACCGGCATCGACGCCTCGCTCGACGAACTCCTCTCGGTCACCATCCTCTGTCTCACGGACGCGGACGACCCCGACCGCGAACCGCTCTACCGCCTCGCCGCGCTCTTCTCCGGCACGCACGTCACGGGCGACCCGGCCGCGGAGTGCGAGTGCGCGTGGCGCGCGCGCCCGCCGCGGTCCTCGGCCGCCCTCTAG
- a CDS encoding S9 family peptidase, with protein sequence MRDIERYLNIRRAYGGTLTPDGTLAFLMTTTGVPQVWSLAEPETWPEQRTFYDESVSFVTASPTREEAVFGMDEGGDERMQLYRLDLAPDPDPAADPVVPLTDLGDRRAKHRWGGWSHDGERFAFASNRRDEAAFDVYVQGRGEGGEDATLVHEGDGWLTVAGFSPDDSALVVSEAYSSFDQDLYALDLDSGDLTHLTPHEGSVRFLSATWAPDGEGIYTATDRDADRLYLAHVALDGTLTPVVEDESWNVDGLAVDHDTGRAVYSRNVDGYTDLTVGDLDGTTFREGQQVDLPRGVAGGVSFEAGARRFSLTVTGSTDNSNVHLVDVDSGETERWTRASTAGVPRESFVEPDLVRYESFDGREIPAFFSVPPAAAERDGDGEGVPVIVDIHGGPESQRRPSFYALKQYFLRHGYAVFEPNVRGSTGYGTAYTHLDDVEKRMDSVADIEAAVEWLSNQSAVDPSRVVAFGGSYGGFMVLAALTEYPDLWAAGVDVVGIANFVTFLENTGSWRRELREAEYGSLDDDREFLESISPINTIDAVRAPLFVLHGANDPRVPVGEARQVAAAAREQGVPVEELVFEDEGHGVAKLENRVEAYSRIVSFLDEHV encoded by the coding sequence ATGCGCGACATCGAGCGCTACCTCAACATCAGACGCGCCTACGGCGGCACGCTCACGCCGGACGGCACGCTCGCCTTCCTCATGACGACGACGGGCGTCCCGCAGGTGTGGTCGCTCGCCGAACCCGAGACGTGGCCCGAACAGCGGACCTTCTACGACGAGTCCGTCTCGTTCGTCACCGCCTCGCCGACCCGCGAGGAGGCCGTCTTCGGCATGGACGAGGGCGGCGACGAGCGGATGCAGCTCTACCGACTCGACCTCGCCCCGGACCCCGACCCCGCGGCCGACCCCGTCGTCCCCCTCACCGACCTCGGCGACCGGCGGGCGAAACACCGCTGGGGGGGCTGGAGCCACGACGGCGAGCGGTTCGCGTTCGCCTCGAACCGCCGCGACGAGGCGGCGTTCGACGTGTACGTCCAGGGGCGCGGCGAGGGGGGAGAGGACGCCACCCTCGTCCACGAGGGCGACGGCTGGCTCACCGTCGCGGGGTTCTCGCCGGACGATTCGGCGCTCGTCGTCTCGGAGGCTTACTCCTCGTTCGACCAGGACCTCTACGCCCTCGACCTCGACTCGGGGGACCTCACCCACCTCACCCCCCACGAGGGGTCGGTCCGGTTCCTGAGCGCGACCTGGGCGCCCGACGGCGAGGGCATCTACACCGCCACCGACCGCGACGCGGACCGCCTCTACCTCGCGCACGTCGCGCTCGACGGGACGCTCACGCCCGTCGTCGAGGACGAGTCGTGGAACGTCGACGGCCTCGCCGTCGACCACGACACCGGCCGGGCGGTCTACTCGCGGAACGTCGACGGCTACACGGACCTGACGGTCGGCGACCTCGACGGGACGACCTTCCGGGAGGGGCAGCAGGTCGACCTCCCGCGGGGCGTCGCGGGCGGTGTCAGTTTCGAGGCGGGCGCGCGGCGGTTCTCGCTCACGGTGACGGGGAGCACCGACAACTCGAACGTCCACCTCGTCGACGTCGACTCCGGGGAGACCGAGCGCTGGACGCGCGCCTCGACCGCCGGCGTCCCCCGCGAGTCGTTCGTCGAACCCGACCTCGTGCGCTACGAGAGCTTCGACGGCCGGGAGATTCCCGCGTTCTTCTCCGTACCGCCCGCGGCCGCCGAGCGCGACGGCGATGGCGAGGGCGTCCCCGTCATTGTCGACATCCACGGCGGCCCCGAGAGCCAGCGTCGCCCCTCGTTCTACGCGCTGAAGCAGTACTTCCTGCGCCACGGCTACGCCGTCTTCGAACCGAACGTCCGCGGGTCGACCGGCTACGGCACGGCCTACACCCACCTCGACGACGTCGAGAAGCGCATGGACAGCGTCGCCGACATCGAGGCGGCCGTCGAGTGGCTCTCGAACCAATCGGCCGTGGACCCCTCGCGCGTCGTCGCCTTCGGCGGCTCCTACGGCGGGTTCATGGTGCTCGCCGCGCTCACGGAGTACCCCGACCTGTGGGCGGCGGGCGTCGACGTCGTCGGCATCGCGAACTTCGTCACCTTCCTCGAGAACACCGGGTCGTGGCGCCGCGAACTCCGCGAGGCGGAGTACGGCTCGCTCGACGACGACCGCGAGTTCCTCGAGTCCATCAGCCCCATCAACACCATCGACGCCGTCCGCGCGCCGCTGTTCGTCCTCCACGGCGCGAACGACCCGCGCGTCCCCGTCGGGGAGGCGAGACAGGTCGCGGCGGCCGCCCGCGAGCAGGGCGTCCCCGTCGAGGAACTCGTCTTCGAGGACGAGGGACACGGCGTCGCCAAACTGGAGAACCGCGTCGAGGCCTACTCGCGAATCGTGTCGTTCCTCGACGAACACGTCTGA
- a CDS encoding oxidoreductase has product MATTGWTADRLTDQTGRVAVVTGANSGLGYEVTRELAAHGATVVMACRSEERGERARRELYAAVPDADLDLRALDLADLESVRAFAEGFRAAYDDLHVLVNNAGVMHTPYRETAEGVELQFGVNHLGHFALTGHLLGRLAATPGTSRVVSVSSLLHRQGDTDFDTDEDEYDRHDAYARSKLANLLFAYELDRRLRAADLDVVSLAAHPGWAATNLQRAGPEMEDNRLKARAMDLANALFAQSAHRGALPVLYAAAGSPVQGGAFYGPGGPFQWRGLPDRVESSDDSHDRAAADRLWTRSAALTGVTYDVDRLAEARR; this is encoded by the coding sequence ATGGCTACGACTGGCTGGACGGCCGACCGCCTCACGGACCAGACGGGGCGCGTCGCCGTCGTGACGGGGGCGAACAGCGGCCTCGGCTACGAAGTGACGCGCGAACTCGCGGCCCACGGCGCGACGGTAGTGATGGCCTGCCGGAGCGAGGAGCGCGGCGAACGTGCCCGCCGGGAGCTGTACGCGGCCGTCCCGGACGCCGACCTCGACCTCCGCGCGCTCGACCTCGCCGACCTCGAGTCGGTGCGGGCGTTCGCCGAGGGGTTCCGCGCGGCGTACGACGACCTCCACGTCCTCGTCAACAACGCGGGCGTGATGCACACCCCCTACCGCGAGACGGCCGAGGGGGTCGAACTCCAGTTCGGCGTCAACCACCTCGGGCACTTCGCGCTCACGGGCCACCTCCTCGGCCGCCTCGCCGCGACGCCGGGGACGTCCCGCGTCGTCAGCGTCAGCAGCCTCCTCCACCGGCAGGGCGACACGGACTTCGACACTGACGAGGACGAGTACGACCGTCACGACGCCTACGCCCGCTCGAAACTGGCGAACCTCCTGTTCGCCTACGAACTCGACCGCCGCCTGCGGGCGGCCGACCTCGACGTGGTGAGCCTCGCGGCCCACCCGGGATGGGCGGCCACGAACCTCCAGCGCGCCGGTCCCGAGATGGAGGACAACCGGCTGAAGGCGCGCGCGATGGACCTCGCGAACGCGCTGTTCGCCCAGTCCGCGCACCGAGGAGCCCTCCCGGTGCTGTACGCCGCCGCCGGGTCGCCGGTCCAGGGCGGGGCGTTCTACGGCCCCGGCGGCCCGTTCCAGTGGCGCGGCCTCCCCGACCGCGTCGAGTCCAGCGACGACTCCCACGACCGGGCGGCCGCCGACCGCCTCTGGACGCGCTCTGCGGCGCTCACCGGCGTCACCTACGACGTCGACCGACTGGCCGAGGCGCGGCGCTAG